In Quercus lobata isolate SW786 chromosome 12, ValleyOak3.0 Primary Assembly, whole genome shotgun sequence, a genomic segment contains:
- the LOC115970023 gene encoding general transcription and DNA repair factor IIH subunit TFB5 → MVNATKGLFISCDIPMAQFIINYNASLPASQKFIIQVLDSTHLFVQPHVAEMIRSAIAEFRDQNSYEKPN, encoded by the exons ATGGTTAACGCCACTAAAGGACTGTTCATTTCCTG TGACATACCAATGGCACAATTCATCATAAATTACAATGCCTCATTGCCTGCATCACAGAAGTTCATAATACAAGTTCTGGATAGCACTCACCTTTTTGTGCAACCCCACGTGGCTGAAATGATAAGAAGTGCCATTGCGGAGTTTAGAGACCAGAATTCATATGAGAAGCCAAattga
- the LOC115972372 gene encoding ATP-dependent Clp protease proteolytic subunit-related protein 2, chloroplastic, giving the protein MSVSLHTTASTPSFQPQVRASHPHLSCTTKLYSGLKLQSSSPFGIKIPNLTADFYGKVNKSLQPRTHNHIAARGRVRMMPIGTPRVPYRTPGEGTWQWVDLWNALYRERVIFIGQNIDEEFSNQILATMLYLDSVDNSKQLYMYINGPGGDLTPSMAIYDTMQSLNSPVTTHCVGYAYNLAAFLLAAGEKGNRFTMPLSRIALQSPAGAARGQADDIHNEATELLRIRDYLFNELSKKTGQPVEKINKDLSRMKRFNAQEALEYGLIDRIVRPPRIKADAPPRDAGTGLG; this is encoded by the exons ATGTCAGTCTCTCTTCATACAACCGCTTCTACTCCGAGTTTTCAACCCCAAGTCAGAGCCTCTCACCCTCACCtcag TTGCACTACAAAGCTTTATTCTGGACTAAAGCTTCAATCTTCAA GTCCGTTTGGTATTAAAATACCCAACTTGACGGCTGATTTCTATGGCAAAGTTAATAAGAGCTTGCAACCCAG GACTCATAATCATATAGCAGCACGAGGACGAGTTAGAATGATGCCTATAGGGACACCAAGAGTGCCATATAGAACTCCTGGTGAGGGAACTTGGCAATGGGTTGACCTATGGAATGCCCTT TATCGAGAACGTGTTATCTTTATTGGACAAAATATAGATGAAGAGTTCAGCAACCAAATACTGGCAACAATGTTGTACCTCGACAGTGTTGATAATTCCAAACAGCTCTATATGTACATCAATGGTCCTGGTGGAGAT CTTACTCCAAGCATGGCTATTTATGACACCATGCAGAGCTTGAACAGTCCTGTCACCACCCATTGTGTGGGCTATGCATATAATCTAGCAGCCTTTCTTCTGGCAGCTGGAGAAAAG GGTAACCGCTTTACAATGCCTCTTTCAAGAATTGCACTACAATCTCCTGCTGGAGCTGCTCGTGGTCAG GCTGATGACATTCATAATGAAGCAACTGAACTTCTCAGAATCAGAGATTACCTTTTTAATGAATTGTCTAAGAAAACTGGCCAGCCTGTTGAAAAG ATTAACAAAGACTTAAGCAGGATGAAACGCTTTAATGCTCAGGAGGCTCTTGAATATGGGCTAATTGATCGTATTGTTAGGCCACCCCGTATTAAGGCTGACGCGCCTCCCAGGGATGCTGGAACAGGGCTTGGTTAG